Within the Salvia hispanica cultivar TCC Black 2014 chromosome 4, UniMelb_Shisp_WGS_1.0, whole genome shotgun sequence genome, the region GATCATAAAATCACTTGACACAAgggaacaaaaaaaataatattgatagaAGACATATATTctatattttgtataaaaatatagtatcaaATTAGATTATTAACATAGACTTTGtatagtactaaattttaatatgaacaaatataaaaattttatggaaGAAAAACTGTATTACTATGGATAGTATAGACATTGTAAAATGAAGTGATTTCTATAAATTCTATTCTCTGTATTTTGAaaggacaaaaataaatttatatggaTCCCAACAACTATTTATTCCCCAACAACTATTTATTCCCCAACAACTTGAGCTCTCTTGGCTTCCACTCCTCTCACCTAACATCTCACTATTTTCGGTCTAGCCGAGGCATCTCCCTTTCGGAGAGAATTTCTATATCTTCACCAGATCTCTCTCCCCCTCTCACTCTGCGTAAACTAGTTCTCGAATTAGGTCTGAGATGGCGAGAAAGAAGATCAGAGAGTACGACTCCAAGAGACTGCTGAAAGAGCATTTGAAGAGATTATGTGGTATTGACCTTCAGATATGCTCTGCTCAGGTATACACAAAAATTGTACTCTACTTATCATCTCAATTGTATCCTATGTTTTGTTTGAAATGGAATTACCTAGGAATGGATCGGATCCTTGCTCTGTTTATTCGGAATTCTTTTACTTAGGGGTTTTGATCCGTACCTATATATTTGTGTTTCAGAAAATTGTGAATCGCGATTTTTGATTCACTGGTCCCTTTAGTATGCTGTGATCACTGTGCTGTCACTTTATTCTGCATTAGATCAGGGATATGACTTATGAGAGTTGTTGGATGTGTGAGATGATGGACTTATTTATGAGTTTCGCACATTAGATCATGAATCTGTGATGAATTACTGGATAAACATTGACAAAACACATGAACACATCATTACGGATAACAAGAATTCTACAACTTGTCTCATGTTTCCTCTGTTTCCTTCCAAATGAAGATGATTCTGGATTTTAGTTGTTGCGGATGCCATATGGTCTGCTATAAGATTTTAAGCTCTGTGAAGTTACTAATATGCTGTGTTGTTATTCCCTTTTATGCTAGCGTTGTGTTTCCGCATTAGTCACACAAGTGTTTTTTTGCTTTGATCTCAGTACATGTCTAGTTGTGCTGATGACTATGTACTTTCCCTCAGGTAACACAGTCAACAGACTTTTCTGAATTAACGAACAAAGAACCATGGCTATCATCGACAAAGTTGGTTGTGAAACCTGACATGTTGTTCGGGAAACGTGGCAAGAGTGGTCTTGTAGCCTTAAACATGGATCTTGCTCAAGTAGCTGCATTTGTCAAAGAGCGCCTTGGTGTTGAGGTGACAGAAAAATCTAATAGATTGCTCTATTAGTATTAGTTATGCTACATTGGAAGCTTacttgattttcatttttcccaGGTTGAGATGAGTGGTTGCAAAGCCCCTATAACCACCTTCATTGTTGAACCTTTCGTACCTCATGATCAAGAGTATTACCTTTCTATAGTATCTGATAGGTTAGGATCCACCATTAGCTTCTCAGAATGTGGGGGCATTGAAATTGAAGAGAACTGGGACAAGGTAGACAGCTGCAACATGGTTTTGTTTGGTTCCCTACTTTCGAAATTATCATGGTGTATGCAACAATAGACACCAACTAATCTATTGTTCTGCAGGTCAAAACAATATCCCTCCCAACTGAAAAACCAATGACCTTGGATGTATGTGCTCCATTGATTGCTACACTGCCATTAGAGGTAGACATCTGAATCACCTTGTCTCTTTATTTGGTGTGAGATATcctatattaatttgtttataattatataatattttaatttttttcatcttctgaTGAAGTGATGGTGTATAACCCAACCTTTTCATAATGAAGTGATACTATCCTATATTTTCATGTCCTCTTGATACTAAATTCTTCATCATTTGTTTCAGGTCCGGGGAAAGATTGGAAATTTTATAACTGGCGTCTTCTCTGTATTTCAAGGTATTACACTCATAATGGAACTGATTGTTAGTTTAATAGCACACTTCAACTTCATCAGTTGTTTTCGTACTACTACGACTTTGAATTATGAAAAGATCAAGTAGTTGGAACTATTCATCAAGGATAGAGAAACACGTcattcaatttctcttcaTCCCTGTCCCTCAGCCGATACCATACCTCATCCCTTGTCTTCTGCTCTGTTATCTTTGTATTGATGCAATTGAAGCATAtgatttttatcttttgattttttaaccGGGTAAGTTGACATCGATCCTATTTATTATCCACAGATCTGGATTTTAGTTTTCTTGAGATGAACCCATTTACACTAGTGAATGGGGAGCCTTTTCCTTTAGATATGAGAGGCGAGTTGGATGACACAGCTGCTTTCAAAAACTTCAAAAAGTATGTTGATGCATGGTTCTCATAGCATGATTCAAATTACTTTGTTGCTAGAATATAAAGCTCATctctttataaattatgatttgttTCAGGTGGGGTAACATCGAGTTTCCTCTACCTTTTGGAAGAGTTCTCAGTCCAACAGAGAGTTTCATTCACTCACTAGATGAGAAGGTAAATGCCCCCACCTATTGTGCTCCAAAGGTCATTCCATGTGCTAAAACTAGaaatgagaaagaaagaaCCTCATTTTTAGACCATTGGTTCAGTAATGATTGTTTTGTGGttctttattaaataaacaatgaGCATGATCATTCACACTTAGATAGTTGAAAGAGAGTAGGATTTTTCTGCCCTGCCATCCCCAGGGTTCATCTATGTTGTGGCCTTGGCTAATGGTCATAGCTTTGCCTGTTTATTAACATGCTTCCCTCTGGATAATTGGAATATAACTTCAAAGATATATTATGGTCTTGTTGTACTTCAAGTTAAATATATGATCTTAAATCAACTTCATAGCTGTTAGAATAACAAAAGTGATCCTTGTTTCTGAAGCTTCGGTTCTGTATTGTGACTTGTGAACCTATATGTACATGTACTTGGCACATTTCATTGCTAATCTTCTCACCTGTATTCTTTATCCTGTTATAGACCAGTGCATCTTTGAAATTTACTGTCTTGAATCCAAAAGGACGTATTTGGACAATGGTTGCTGGAGGTGGTGCAAGTGTAATATATGCCGATACAGTAAGTATTCCAGATTTATCTTCACTGATGCCCATCCAAGTAACCAACCAAGCAAAAACCAAATTTTGCATTACGTTCTCTTATGTTCCATATTGTTTGAGAATACTTATTGATTTCTACTTGAAATTTCCCCAAAAAAGGTTGGAGATCTGGGCTATGCATCTGAGCTTGGTAACTATGCTGAGTATAGTGGAGCTCCAAATGAAGAAGAAGTTTTGCAATATGCCAGAGTTGTTATTGATGTGAGAACTATGATTTGCGTTCAAGTACTCCACGTCTCAACATTTCTCCCTATATA harbors:
- the LOC125223117 gene encoding ATP-citrate synthase alpha chain protein 2, which produces MARKKIREYDSKRLLKEHLKRLCGIDLQICSAQVTQSTDFSELTNKEPWLSSTKLVVKPDMLFGKRGKSGLVALNMDLAQVAAFVKERLGVEVEMSGCKAPITTFIVEPFVPHDQEYYLSIVSDRLGSTISFSECGGIEIEENWDKVKTISLPTEKPMTLDVCAPLIATLPLEVRGKIGNFITGVFSVFQDLDFSFLEMNPFTLVNGEPFPLDMRGELDDTAAFKNFKKWGNIEFPLPFGRVLSPTESFIHSLDEKTSASLKFTVLNPKGRIWTMVAGGGASVIYADTVGDLGYASELGNYAEYSGAPNEEEVLQYARVVIDCATADPDGRKRALLIGGGIANFTDVAATFNGIIRALKEKESKLKAARMHLYVRRGGPNYQTGLARMRTLGEELGVPIEVYGPEATMTGICKQAIECIMS